GCCTCTAAGAATAGCATCTTCAAAAAACTCCTCCACCTCCTTTGCAGATTGGACTATTCTTAACTCTGAAAGCTCAAGGGTATTTCCAAAAGTTATTAGATCTTCTAACTTTTTCCTTCTGTCTATGAACGCCTTAGTGGTGTAATCTTCTCCATTCAAATACAAAAGGTCAAAGCAAAAGAGTTTTAGCGGATACTCCTTTGAGTATTCGTAAATGTTGTATTTTCTCTTCCTTTGTATGGTTATCTGAAAGGGATAGAACTCTCCCGTTTGTTCATTTACAGCCAATGCTTCTCCTTCTATGATCAACTCATCAGCGTCAATCTTTGTGATGGCTTGCTTTATTTCAGGGAGCATTTCAGTCATAGGCTCTAAGTTTCTTGAGTATATATAAACTTCCTCACCCTTTTTGTGAATTTGGAGTCTAAAGCCATCGTATTTTGCCTCAACGGCGCATTTGCCCAACCTTCTTATTAACTCTTCTGCACTTGCTACCCTTTCTGCCAAAGCCATGCGTATAGGATAACCGGGCTGTATCTTAAATTCTGCCAAACCTTGTAGACCTTTCTGCGCAAGAGTTTTTGCTACCAAGCCAAGATCAGAACAAAGATTGTAAGCTCTTTCTACCATCTGTTTATATTCCCTTCTGCCTAACAGAAGAGCCAGGGCTTCTATGATCGTAGCCTCTCCCACACCCAAGCGAAGGTTCCCAACTATGATTCTTACCACAAACTTTGCCTCTACGGAAGATAAAGCCCTTAGTAGGTTGATAAGCAACATAACCTTGTCTAAGGTTCCCTTAGCCCTTGCTATACTATACAACTCTTCATAAACCTGAGAAACACTCAAACCCTTCCCTTCCCTTTTTAACACCTCCAAAGCTACTTTTCCCACATCTCCCAAGTCTTTGTAAAGCTTTTGGATACTGCTCAGCTTCAAACCGCAAGCCTTGGACAAAGCTTCCATTACCAACTTTTCGGACACGCCAAACTCTAAACCCCTGAAGGAAGGCACGAGTTCTCCCATAGTCAAATAGACCACTTTATCTATTTCTTCTTTGTCTGCCTTAGAAAAAAGTTCGTAGAGTATTTGGGACATTTCCAGCCTGCTGGTAGTTCCCTCAAGTCTTTCAAAAAACTGTGCAAGCTCTAAAAATTTCACCATTATAATTTTAAAGGATGGCGGAAAAGGATAAAAAAGTGATGGAAATAGACGAGATAATGCAAATACTTCCTCATCGCTATCCACTGCTGTTGGTGGACAAAATCATTGAGCTTGAGCTTGGAAAGAGAATAGTGGGTTTAAAAAACGTATCCATCAACGAGCCTTACTTTCAGGGACACTTTCCCGGCTTTCCCTTAATGCCCGGCGTATATATTCTTGAAGCGCTGGCGCAGGTGGGAGGAATACTGATGATTAAGTCTTTGGACTTGGAAATAGGAAAATACGCTGTGGTTTTTGCAGGCATAGATGAAGCAAGGTTTAAACGACCTGTGTATCCCGGAGATCAGCTTGTGCTTGAGTTGGAGGCAGTTTCTCTAAAAAAGAGCCTTTCCAAAATGAAGGGTATTGCAAAGGTTAATGATCAGTTAGTAGCAGAGGCAGTGCTTTACGCCTCCGCAAGGGAACTGTCCCAACTCAAAAGGTAGATCCTACTTTCTGAAGAATCTTTTAATTCTCTTTAGCAATCCTCCAAACCTTTTGTTAATTTCCAACCTCAACTCCTCCGCCAGCATTCCCAACTTTCCGGAAACTTTGGATAACACAGACTTGTCTTTTACCCTGTCTCCTTCTAAAAATTCTTTAAGCAGTTCGTTGGTTTTTTCCACAGCCTCTAAGAACCTTCTAAGCTCTTTTTCGTTCTCAAAGTCTACACTGTTCAGACGCTTTT
The sequence above is a segment of the Thermocrinis jamiesonii genome. Coding sequences within it:
- a CDS encoding ATP-dependent DNA ligase, whose amino-acid sequence is MVKFLELAQFFERLEGTTSRLEMSQILYELFSKADKEEIDKVVYLTMGELVPSFRGLEFGVSEKLVMEALSKACGLKLSSIQKLYKDLGDVGKVALEVLKREGKGLSVSQVYEELYSIARAKGTLDKVMLLINLLRALSSVEAKFVVRIIVGNLRLGVGEATIIEALALLLGRREYKQMVERAYNLCSDLGLVAKTLAQKGLQGLAEFKIQPGYPIRMALAERVASAEELIRRLGKCAVEAKYDGFRLQIHKKGEEVYIYSRNLEPMTEMLPEIKQAITKIDADELIIEGEALAVNEQTGEFYPFQITIQRKRKYNIYEYSKEYPLKLFCFDLLYLNGEDYTTKAFIDRRKKLEDLITFGNTLELSELRIVQSAKEVEEFFEDAILRGLEGIMGKRLDAPYTAGSRNFNWVKLKRSYKGQLADTVDVVIVGYFYGRGARAELGIGALLTAVYDPSSDTFKTVSKVGSGFSEEEWISLKKMLDEIKLDHKHARVDSLITPDVWVEPKYVITVSADEITRSPLHTAGKTGDEPGYALRFPRAVGFVRLDKRPEDANTVEEILRMYQIQKRISVE
- the fabZ gene encoding 3-hydroxyacyl-ACP dehydratase FabZ; the protein is MEIDEIMQILPHRYPLLLVDKIIELELGKRIVGLKNVSINEPYFQGHFPGFPLMPGVYILEALAQVGGILMIKSLDLEIGKYAVVFAGIDEARFKRPVYPGDQLVLELEAVSLKKSLSKMKGIAKVNDQLVAEAVLYASARELSQLKR